A single window of Hippocampus zosterae strain Florida chromosome 15, ASM2543408v3, whole genome shotgun sequence DNA harbors:
- the miga1 gene encoding mitoguardin 1 translates to MTHYSQLSAKAAALRVIHLPLVVCGSVAQLQVSTGTKKLVAATVFGTVSLLFLARHFQRRRGRKKAASPQWDQAGIQLFFSSTAPEAVLASAGAPRERSESLASSADTSSSGTCAIESSCWDRLGDAELCSVVATPENLYLMGMDLFEEALRRWEEALTFRSKQADDDLISLKMGDADAVAEENMEDVISAEFMHRLKSLLQRAYRLQGEFEGVLGGTSEPSSNGSSQGRFLSTACITNDYIVDEYLTCLSDILSQEEQDDACLRDSISIASTDSFVSAAELSEHKELRSISTLTYHPFYEEALQLAEEGKISCRVLRTEMLGCLGDVDFLAKLHCVRQACQLILCERTTRLFLADTGKKILSSIIVKAQKSPKRFEEVFEEMMCFLEQAEHWENTAVELATRGVKHLNFYDIVLDFILMDSFEDLENPPVSIQNVVNNRWLNSSFKETAVASSCWSVLKQKRQHMKVPDGFIARFYTLCEQISPVLAWGFLGPKSSLHDFCCFFKDQVVHFLKDVFDLEKVRYSSVDSLAEDMLHLLHRRSELLLAYLGADSLRPNGCNAAMLNLLPAAIMEGRMQ, encoded by the exons GTGAGCACGGGCACCAAGAAGCTGGTTGCAGCCACAGTTTTTGGTACTGTCTCGCTGCTCTTCCTGGCTCGCCACTTTCAGAGGAGGCGAGGCCGCAAGAAGGCCGCATCGCCGCAATGGGATCAAGCCGGCATCCAGTTGTTCTTCTCCTCGACAGCACCGGAGGCTG TCCTCGCTTCGGCGGGAGCCCCCAGGGAGCGTTCCGAGAGTCTAGCGTCTAGTGCTGACACGTCCAGCAGCGGCACCTGCGCCATCGAGTCCAGCTGCTGGGACCGACTGGGCGATGCTGAGCTCTGTAGCGTGGTCGCCACTCCTGAGAACCTCTACCTCATGG GCATGGATTTGTTCGAAGAGGCACTTCGGCGGTGGGAAGAGGCGTTGACGTTCAGGAGCAAGCAGGCAGATGACGACTTGATCTCTTTGAAGATGGGTGATGCGGATGCTGTCGCTGAGGAGAACATGGAA gATGTTATCAGTGCAGAGTTTATGCACAGGCTGAAGTCGCTGTTGCAGAGGGCTTACCGCTTGCAGGGCGAATTCGAGGGCGTGTTGGGGGGCACTTCGGAGCCTTCATCTAACGGCAGCAGCCAAGGTAGGTTCCTTTCCACCGCGTGCATAACAAATGACTATATTGTGGACGAGTATTTGACTTGTCTGTCAGACATTTTGTCTCAAGAGGAGCAGGATGACGCCTGTCTGAGAGACAGCATCAGCATCGCCTCCACTGACTCCTTTGTGTCTGCAGCTGAG TTGTCAGAGCACAAGGAGCTGAGGAGCATCTCCACGCTGACTTATCATCCCTTCTACGAGGAGGCCTTGCAGCTGGCGGAGGAGGGGAAGATCTCCTGCAGGGTGCTGCG GACGGAGATGTTGGGGTGTCTTGGCGACGTGGATTTCCTTGCCAAGTTGCATTGCGTGCGGCAGGCGTGCCAG CTTATCCTGTGTGAAAGAACCACAAGATTATTTCTGGCTGACACCGGGAAGAAGATTTTGTCATCCATCATTGTCAAAGCGCAAAAG AGCCCAAAGAGGTTCGAGGAAGTGTTCGAGGAGATGATGTGCTTCCTGGAGCAAGCGGAGCACTGGGAGAACACGGCGGTGGAGTTGGCCACACGTGGCGTTAAGCACCTCAACTTTTACGACATCGTGCTGGACTTCATCCTCATGGACTCCTTCGAGGACCTGGAGAACCCGCCAGTCTCCATCCAGAATGTCGTGAACAACCGCTGGCTTAACAGCTCCTTCAAGGAGACG GCAGTGGCGTCAAGCTGCTGGTCAGTGTTGAAGCAGAAGCGGCAGCACATGAAG GTTCCAGATGGCTTCATCGCCCGCTTCTACACATTGTGCGAGCAGATCAGCCCCGTTTTGGCGTGGGGCTTCTTGGGGCCTAAGAGCTCCCTGCACGACTTCTGCTGCTTTTTCAAG GATCAGGTGGTGCACTTCCTCAAGGACGTATTTGACCTAGAGAAGGTTCGGTACTCGTCCGTGGACAGCCTGGCTGAGGACATGTTGCATCTGTTGCACCGCCGCTCTGAACTGCTGTTGGCCTACCTGGGCGCAGACTCCCTGCGACCCAACGGCTGCAACGCCGCCATGCTCAACCTCCTGCCCGCAGCTATCATGGAGGGTCGCAtgcagtga